Proteins from one Toxotes jaculatrix isolate fToxJac2 chromosome 13, fToxJac2.pri, whole genome shotgun sequence genomic window:
- the LOC121191607 gene encoding homeobox protein Hox-A2a, which yields MNYEFERESGFINSQPSLAECLTSFPPVADSFQSSSIKSSTLSRPTLIPPPFEQTIPSLNPGSHPRHGRPRHSPDGCSQLPTASLPPEYPWMREKKASKRNHLPTSTATTISNGPVCFSPKGSPEIVENGGGGGGSRRLRTAYTNTQLLELEKEFHFNKYLCRPRRVEIAALLDLTERQVKVWFQNRRMKHKRQTQSKENHNGEGKGPGAEDGIQSEEEDEAPLYERSGALLERDTCSFQNNSLSSTQQLHNAESMSFAAAPLNSNDKNLKHFPNPSPTVPGCMSTMGPGSASGPDNGDSPPALDVSIHDFQPFSSDSCLQLSDAASPSLSESLDSPVDISADSFYFFSESLTTIDLQHLNY from the exons ATGAATTACGAATTCGAGCGAGAGAGCGGTTTTATCAATAGTCAGCCGTCGCTTGCTGAGTGCCTGACATCTTTCCCCCCTGTCGCTGATTCATTTCAAAGTTCATCAATCAAGAGCTCGACGCTTTCACGCCCGACACTGATTCCTCCTCCCTTTGAGCAGACCATTCCCAGCCTGAATCCGGGCAGCCATCCGCGGCACGGCCGGCCCAGACACAGCCCCGACGGATGCAGCCAGCTGCCCACCGCCTCCTTACCCCCGGAGTACCCCTGGATGCGGGAGAAGAAAGCCTCCAAGAGGAACCACCTGCCAACCTCCACCGCTACCACCATCTCCAATggacctgtgtgtttttctccaaaAG GCTCGCCTGAGATTGTGGAGAacggtgggggaggagggggctcTCGTCGGCTGAGGACAGcatacaccaacacacagctgctggagctggagaaggagttCCACTTCAACAAGTATCTGTGCCGGCCGAGGAGGGTGGAAATAGCGGCTCTGTTGGACCTGACCGAGAGGCAGGTCAAAGTCTGGTTCCAAAACCGGCGAATGAAGCACAAGCGGCAAACCCAGAGCAAGGAGAATCACAACGGTGAAGGGAAAGGGCCCGGCGCCGAGGACGGCATCCAAAgcgaggaggaagacgaggccCCCCTGTACGAGCGGAGCGGGGCCCTGCTGGAGAGAGATACCTGCTCTTTTCAGAACAACTCACTTAGCTCCACGCAGCAGCTCCACAATGCAGAGTCCATGAGCTTTGCTGCTGCGCCGCTGAACAGCAAtgacaaaaatctgaaacattttCCCAACCCGTCACCCACTGTTCCGGGCTGCATGTCAACAATGGGCCCCGGCTCGGCATCTGGCCCGGACAATGGCGACAGTCCCCCAGCCCTGGATGTTTCTATACACGATTTTCAACCTTTCTCCTCGGATTCCTGCCTACAGCTCTCCGATGCGGCCTCGCCGAGCTTGTCAGAGTCTCTGGACAGCCCCGTGGACATTTCTGCGGacagtttctattttttctcGGAGTCCCTAACTACAATCGACCTGCAGCATCTGAACTATTAA